The genomic window ATGTGGTCGACATCTTCGGCATCTGCACCGATTGCGCCCACGCCCGGGCTCGTGAGCGTGGCGACGAGTAGTCGCACCACGGCACCCCCGCCGCAACGCTCGGGCGCCTCCCGCACCCTCGTCGCGCTCGGCCTGGGTGTCGTCGTGGTCACGGCGCTGTTCCTTGTCGACGCCTTCGCCCCCACGTTCTTCGCGCAACCGCTCCCCACCCGCGCGCAGGACGGGCTCACGCTCGCGCTCAGCGTGCTGATCGAGTCGCTGCCGTTCGTGGTCCTCGGCGTCGTGCTGTCGATCATCGTGCAGGTCTGGGTGCCCCCGGGGGCGATCGAAAGATGGATGCCACGCGCGCCGTGGGCGCGCCGGGCCGTCCTTTCGCTGCTGGGCATGTTCATCCCGGTCTGCGAGTGCGGCAACGTGCCCTTCGCCCGCGGCCTGCTGATGCGCGGTTTCGGGGTGAGCGACACGCTGACCTTCCTGGTCGCCGCTCCCATCGTCAATCCGATCGTCATCATCAGCACGCACGCCGCCTTCGGCTTCAGCGACGGCATCCTGGTGGCGCGTCTGATCGGCGGGTACCTGGTCGCCAACCTCATCGGCTGGCTGTACAGCCGGCATCCCGATCCCGACAAGCTGCTCACCGAGCGCTTCCTCGAGACGTGCGAGATCGTCGTCCAGGAGCGCGGCGACCGCGGTCGGCGCACCCTCGCCCAGTTCGTCGTCGAGCTGCGCTCGGTCATGCCGGCGCTCATCATCGGTTCTCTCCTCGCGGGGGCCGTGCAGGTGCTCGTGCCGCGCAGCGCCCTGCTGGCGATCGGATCCGACCCCGCGCTGTCGATCGCCGCGATGATGGCGCTCGCGATCGTGGTCTCGCTCTGCTCGAACGTCGACGCGTTCTTCGCGCTGTCGTTCGCCTCGACCTTCACGCCCGGCTCGATCGTGGCCTTCCTCGTGGTGGGGCCGATCATCGACCTCAAGATGATGGCGCTGCTGCGCACGACCTTCTCGTCACGGGTCCTCGTGGGCATGACGGTGGTCGTCGTGCTCTTCGCCTTCACGCTCGGAACGGTGGTGAACCTTCTTGTCTAGAACGGGTGCTCTCGCCACGCGCTGGCTCGGGGTGGGCCTGACCGCGTGCCTGTCGATCACGACGATCGCGCTCTGGGCGACCGGGCGGATGGCGCTGTACATCAACCCCGATTCGGCGTGGTTCGCCGTCGGCATGGCCTTCATCGCGCTGATCGGCGCGATCGCCTCGTTCGCCCTGCCGCTCGGAGCCGAGGCCGATCACGGCCACGACCACGAGCACGGGCATTCCCCCGCCGCGGCCTCCGCCCGCCGCGAGGCGTTCGCTCACGCCGACCACGCGCACGCCGACCCGCTCGACGAGCACGATCACGTCGCGCACGACCACCTGGCGGCCCGCCCGCGCCTGACACCCGGCGGGATCGCCGCCTTCACTGGAGGCGTGTTGGCCTCGGGGGCGGTGATCGCCGTGCTGCTCACCCCCGCGGCCTCGCTGTCGACCGAGCTGGCGGTGTCGCGCGACGTGGGTGCGCCTCCGTTGTTCGCCGGCTCCGACGCGGTGACCCTGGCCGCCTCGGGCGACACCTCGAAATTCGGCATCGGCGACTGGTCGGCGGTCTTCGCGCACGCCACCAACCCCGAGACCTTCGACGGCAAGCCCGTCACCCTCACCGGGTTCATCACCCCGGCGAACGACGGTTCGAGCTTCGACCTCACCCGGCTCGTGATCACGCACTGCGTGATCGATGCGCAGACCGCGCGTCTGCCCATCGCCGCGGCGACCGGTACCCCCTCGACCGGCCAGTGGGTGACCGTCACCGGGACGGTGCGCTCGAGCGGAGACGGCAAGCTCGCGGTGCACGCCGATCAGGTCGCCGCGATCGACGAGCCCTCGGACCCGTATGAGTACTGACTCCCGTCGCGGCGGCGACTCCCGCCGTTCGCGCGCCCGCCGCCGGCGCGGGCGTGGATTCGCGATCGCGTTCGCCGCCGTCCTCGTCGGTCTCGTGGTCGTCGGCGGCCTCGGCGGAGTGGTCGCGGTGGCGCAGGGGCCACGCGTCACGGACGTGCAGGTCGATCCCGCCGCGGCCGTTGCGGCATCCGGGTCGCGCGTGATCCTCACCACGACGCAGTCGCTGCAGAAGGTCGACCCCTCGCAGGTCGAGGTCGACCCGGCGACGCCGTTCACGGTCGACACCTCGGGGCGCAGCGTCGGCGTGCGTTTCACGCTGCCGTTGCGCGACGACACCGACTACCGCATCACCGTCAACGGGGTGAACGGCCTGGGTGCGGGTCCGGCCTCGACGCTTACCGAGACGTTCCGCACCCCTCCGCTGCAGGCCTACCTGATGCAGCGCGGCACTCCCGAGGGCGACACGATCTTCCGCACCGACCTGCAGGGCCAGGCGGGGCTCCCGGTGTTCGTGAACCCCCACATCGAGGATTTCCGCGCCACCGCCAACCACCTCGTCATCTCGGTGCGCGACGGCGACACCCCGCGCGTGATCGTGACCGACCCCGACGGCAAGAATGAGCGCGACATCGCCCTCCCCGGCCCCGGGTACGTGACCAATCTGCAGTCGGCCGACCGGGGGGAGCGCATCGGATTCACCTTCTCGGATGCCGACCTGGGCGCCGCCGGAGGTCGCGAGAGTCGCCTGTTCACGGCGTCGGCGGCCGACGATTCCCCGCCCGTCGAGGTGGGGCTGAACGGCGGCGACGTGCGCATCGCCGACTATCGCTTCGTGCCCGACACCGACAGCATGCTGGTGCTCACCTTCGACTCTCGCCTGCTCCTGACCGACGCGCAGGGCGGCAACGCCGCGCCCCTCGGCAGCGCCGTGTCGATCGACGGCATCGCCCGCGGTTCTTCGGTCGCGATCGTCGAGAGGCTCGAGGGCATCCGCGAGATCGATCTGACCGACGGCTCAGAGCAGGGGCTCGTCGAGCCCGTCGACCCGCCGGGGATGGCGGGACGGGCGACGCCGATGCCCGGGGCGGGGGCGGGGACGATCCGTTCGTTCGCCGACATCAGCTCCGACGGGGTCTCGCGATCGACGATCGTCTCGCACGTCGACACCGACGGCACCGTTCGCCAGCTGCTGAGCGTGCCGGGCTCCGACACCGTGCTGCAGACCTGCGTGTCGCCGAGCGGGCGCTACGCCGCGGTGCTGGTCGCGCCGCGCGCGGTCGACAATCCCTTCGACCGCTACCAGCTGCCCCTTCCGCAGCGCCTGCTCACCCACCTCGTCGAGGTCGACACCGGCCAGGAGGTCGTCGCGCTGCAGGGCTTCGACCTGTCGTGGTGCCAGGTGCCCCCGCAGTGATGCGCCCCGCGACCCGCGCCGACCTCGTCGATCTGCCGGTCGAGGTCGCTCCCCGGCTGCTGGGCGCCCTGCTCGAGACCGAGGTCGCCGGAGAACGGGTCGTCGCGCGCCTCACCGAGGTCGAGGCGTACCACGGCCTCGGCACCGGAGAGCGCCCCGATCCGGGTTCGCACGCCCGCATGGGGCCGACGGCGCGCAACGCCACGATGTGGGGGGAGCCGGGGCACCTATACGTCTACCTGAGTCACGGCATCCATTCGTGCGTGAACGTCGTGTGCGGCCCCGAGGGTGTCGCGGGCGGAGTGCTGCTGCGCGGCGGCGAGATCGTCGAGGGGGCCGATATCGCAGAGCGGCGGCGGCTCGAGCGCCGCGGGGCGGTGCGGGCGTCGCGGGATCTCGCTCGCGGTCCCGGACGATTCGGCGACGCGGTGGGTCTTCGGCATCCGATCCACGACGGCATCGACGCGGTCACCGGCGCGGAGCGGGCCGGGGCTCGAGCGCGGCTGCTCTTGCCCGCGGGCCCGCCGCCGGTCGTGGCGACGGGGCCGCGCGTGGGGGTCGCGGGCATCGCCGGCACCGACGCGTTCCCGTGGCGCTTCTGGATCGAGGGGGATGCCACGGTCTCGGCGTTCCGCTGGGGCCGGGGCGCGGCGGAGGCGGCTTGGGCGCGAGGGGGCTGACCCCGCCGAAGCCCCGGTGCCTTCGACGGGCTCGGGGACCTCGCGTTCGATGACCTGATCAGGTCAAGGCGACACGCCGTGCTAGACTGACCCCTTGTCTGCGCGCACTCCAGCACGCAGTTCGCATCCCTCCTCTCGATCCCGGCCTTCCGCCGTGCTCGAACGGGGTGCAGACAAGGGATCTTGGGTGACACCGTCCGGTGTCACGGTACAGAAGGAGACATCACCATGGCAGCAGTGTGCCAGGTGACTGGAGCGGTTCCCGGCTTCGGTCACAACATCTCGCACTCGCACCGCCGGACGAAGCGCCGCTTCGACCCGAACGTGCAGAAGAAGACCTACTTCGTTCCGTCGCTGGGTCGCAACATCAAGCTCAACGTTTCGGCGAAGGGCATCAAGGTCATCGACGCTCGCGGCATCGAGTCCGTCGTCCGTGACCTGCAGGCGAAGGGCGTGAAGCTGTAATGGCGAAGAAGGCTCAGGACGTTCGTCCGATCATCAAGCTGCGTTCGACCGCCGGCACGGGATACACCTACGTGACGCGCAAGAACCGCCGCAACAACCCCGACCGCATCGTGCTCAAGAAGTACGACCCCGTGGTCCGTAAGCACGTCGACTTCCGAGAGGAGCGCTAAGCACATGGCTAAGAAGAGCAAGATCGCGCGCAACGAGCAGCGCAAGGTCGTCGTCGAGCGCTACGCCGCGAAGCGCGCCGAGCTGAAGAAGACCCTGGTCGACCCCAACGCGACCGACGAGGCCCGCGAGGCCGCCCGCGTGGGTCTGCAGAAGCTCCCCCGTAACGCGTCGCCCGCGCGCGTGCGCAGCCGCGACGTCATCGACGGCCGCCCCCGTGGTGTCCTCACGAAGTTCGGCGTCTCGCGCGTCCGCTTCCGTGACATGGCCCACCGTGGCGAGCTGCCCGGTGTGACCAAGTCGTCCTGGTAAGCACCAGACACCGTACGAGAGGCGGGGGCCCCAGCGGGGCCCTCGCCTCTCGTCGTTGACGGCGTCGATCGGCGGCGGCTCCATCAGGGTCCGGAGCGCGGCGCTGCACGACGCTCACTTGTCGAGGGCGGCGAGCATCTCGACGGCGTCGGTCCGACCGCGCACGCCCAGTTTCTGGTAGATCGAGCGCACCTGGCTCTTGACAGTGTTGAGCGAGACGCCGCGCTCGCGGGCGATCTCGACGAGGCTCAGCGACTGCCGTAACAGGTCGGCCGTCGCCCTCTCGGTCGGGGTGAGACGAGCCGCCGCGACCGGCGAGTGGGCGTCGCAGCCGGACGTGGCGACGCGCGCGAGTGTCGCCTGCAGGTGCGGGAGGGCCGCGGCGAGCACGGTGTCATCGTCGGCCACGGCGTCCATCAGCGCCCGGGTCTCGTCGTGCGGCAGAGCGAGGAACGGCGTCGCCGAGGAGCCGGTGCGCACGATCAGATGCAGGGCCGCCTGCATGCTCTGGCGTGCACGCCGGGTGTAACCCAGCCGGTTCTGCGCCAGCGCCCGTCTCACCAGGGCGGGGGTCAGGGTGCGCAGGCAATGGTTCGATCCGGGTGCGACGCAGGCGTCGGTCTCGAGCAGCAGCTCGCGCTCGCGGCCGAGCCCGAGCAACGCGCCGGTCCGCTGCATCGCGAAACAGGAGCCGTGACCCTCGGGGGACTCGAAGGGATCCAGCGTGGTCAACGCCTCACGGTGTTCGCCCTGCGCGACGAGGATGTCGGCGAGCATGCAGACGAGGAGATGCCGGACCATGCGTTGGCTGCTGAGTCGGCGGCTGCCGTGCAGGAGCCGTTGGCATTCGGCGCGGCCGGTGCCCAGGTCACGGTCCAGGACCATCGCCATCACCTCGACGACGCGTGCCGCGTACCCCGCGTAGGGGTCGTCCGGATGCGCGCATCGCATCGTCACCGCCACACCCCGCAGTCGCGAGACGTTCAGATCGGCGGCGGCGATGAGAGCCTCGGCGAGCTGAAGCAGGGGGGAGATGTCGGCGGCAGCCCATTCCCGAGCCGTGAACAGCTCGGCGGCCTCGGCTCGGGCGCTTTCGGCCGTGAGGTATTCGCCGTTCAGTGCGTGTGCCAGGGCGCTCACCGACAGCGCCCGGTACCTGGTCGCGTCGGTGTCGGCGAACAGGAGAGCCTCGACTCCGAAGCGTGCGCCCATCTGCGGCCAGCCGATGGCGGTGCCGTACTCGCCGGCGGAGGCGTACAACTGGGACCGCGCGCCGGACGACAGCGTGGCCGGTCGCCGCAGGCGGACCTCGTCGAAGTAGCGGGAGAGGGCGGCGGTGCCCTCGGTGAGGGCGTCGCGGCGGGCACGGGCGGCCAGGAGGGCTGCCAGCGGAAGAGCCGTGGAGTCGGTCCAGACCGCGGGCGGCTCGGGAAGCTCCGCCTCCGAGAGCAGCGCGAGGTGGCGGGGTGCGGGGACTCCGTGGCCGGGCAGCAATCGCAGGGCCGTCGTCGTGGCGGCCGCGCGGAGTATGGCGCGTGCCTCCATCGAGGCGGGTGAACCTGGCATCTCTCCCCCTTCGTCGCTGCCCAGCGGGTGGAGTGCGCGCGGAGCGCAATCCGGCCGAATGTACTTCGGGTGGGTCTCGCCGACGGCGTGAGCGGGGCATGCTGTCAACAACGCGTGACAGCGTGTCGCGGCGTCGCGGACGGCCGGCGACGGGGCACGCTCGGACGAGCGCGGACTCTCGACTCCGGGCCCGGGGCTGCGCGGTGACGCGGGCGGGCTCACCCGACCCATCCGCCTCACGCGTCCCATAGGTCGCACGACACGCCGGTCGAGAATGGGTCGAAATCCGTCAGAATCCCCGTAATTCCGCGGTTCGGTTGATACTGTCGAGGCGGTCTCCCGACCACCGAGGAGGATTCCCCCCTCGTCCGCGTAACGAGAGGCGACCTACGTCGTCGCCTGGAGGACAACCACATGGCTGACAAGTCCATCACCAAGACCGAGCTCGTCGCGAGCATCGCCAGCGCGACCGGGCAGAGCCAGTCCGCCGTGTCGGGCGTGCTCGACTCCCTCTTCTCCACCGTCTCCGAGGCGGTCGCCAAGGGCAGCAAGGTTTCGATCCCCGGTTGGATCGCCTTCGAGCAGGTCGCGACGTCGGCTCGCACGGGCCGCAACCCCCAGACGGGCGAGGAGATCTCGATCCCCGCCGGCAAGCGCGTCAAGGTGACCGCGGGCTCCAAGCTGAAGGCCGCCGTCAAGTAAGACGACGTCGAACGACAGAGGGGGGATGCCACACGGCATCCCCCCTCTGTGGTTCTCTCGCGACGTAGGCTGAGGGGGTGAATCCCCGCCTGCTCCGCGTCGCGGGACCCGTCATCCTGGTCGTGGTCTCGCTGATCGCCGTCGCGGTGGGGCTCGCGTACGGAGGCGGAGCGGCTCCCACGCAGCTCGCCGACCCCGGCCCGGTCGTCCGGTGGGGCTTGCCGATCGCCACCGTCGTCGTCAACCTCGCCGCCGCCACGATGGTCGGTTCGCTGGTCCTGGCGCTGTTCGCCCTGACGGCGGGGGAGCGACCCTTCGAGATCGCCCTGGACAC from Microbacterium testaceum includes these protein-coding regions:
- a CDS encoding HU family DNA-binding protein, encoding MADKSITKTELVASIASATGQSQSAVSGVLDSLFSTVSEAVAKGSKVSIPGWIAFEQVATSARTGRNPQTGEEISIPAGKRVKVTAGSKLKAAVK
- a CDS encoding permease — its product is MSVATSSRTTAPPPQRSGASRTLVALGLGVVVVTALFLVDAFAPTFFAQPLPTRAQDGLTLALSVLIESLPFVVLGVVLSIIVQVWVPPGAIERWMPRAPWARRAVLSLLGMFIPVCECGNVPFARGLLMRGFGVSDTLTFLVAAPIVNPIVIISTHAAFGFSDGILVARLIGGYLVANLIGWLYSRHPDPDKLLTERFLETCEIVVQERGDRGRRTLAQFVVELRSVMPALIIGSLLAGAVQVLVPRSALLAIGSDPALSIAAMMALAIVVSLCSNVDAFFALSFASTFTPGSIVAFLVVGPIIDLKMMALLRTTFSSRVLVGMTVVVVLFAFTLGTVVNLLV
- the rpsN gene encoding 30S ribosomal protein S14; amino-acid sequence: MAKKSKIARNEQRKVVVERYAAKRAELKKTLVDPNATDEAREAARVGLQKLPRNASPARVRSRDVIDGRPRGVLTKFGVSRVRFRDMAHRGELPGVTKSSW
- a CDS encoding TIGR03943 family putative permease subunit, which codes for MSRTGALATRWLGVGLTACLSITTIALWATGRMALYINPDSAWFAVGMAFIALIGAIASFALPLGAEADHGHDHEHGHSPAAASARREAFAHADHAHADPLDEHDHVAHDHLAARPRLTPGGIAAFTGGVLASGAVIAVLLTPAASLSTELAVSRDVGAPPLFAGSDAVTLAASGDTSKFGIGDWSAVFAHATNPETFDGKPVTLTGFITPANDGSSFDLTRLVITHCVIDAQTARLPIAAATGTPSTGQWVTVTGTVRSSGDGKLAVHADQVAAIDEPSDPYEY
- the rpmB gene encoding 50S ribosomal protein L28, translated to MAAVCQVTGAVPGFGHNISHSHRRTKRRFDPNVQKKTYFVPSLGRNIKLNVSAKGIKVIDARGIESVVRDLQAKGVKL
- a CDS encoding DNA-3-methyladenine glycosylase, with product MRPATRADLVDLPVEVAPRLLGALLETEVAGERVVARLTEVEAYHGLGTGERPDPGSHARMGPTARNATMWGEPGHLYVYLSHGIHSCVNVVCGPEGVAGGVLLRGGEIVEGADIAERRRLERRGAVRASRDLARGPGRFGDAVGLRHPIHDGIDAVTGAERAGARARLLLPAGPPPVVATGPRVGVAGIAGTDAFPWRFWIEGDATVSAFRWGRGAAEAAWARGG
- the rpmG gene encoding 50S ribosomal protein L33, which encodes MAKKAQDVRPIIKLRSTAGTGYTYVTRKNRRNNPDRIVLKKYDPVVRKHVDFREER
- a CDS encoding helix-turn-helix transcriptional regulator, encoding MPGSPASMEARAILRAAATTTALRLLPGHGVPAPRHLALLSEAELPEPPAVWTDSTALPLAALLAARARRDALTEGTAALSRYFDEVRLRRPATLSSGARSQLYASAGEYGTAIGWPQMGARFGVEALLFADTDATRYRALSVSALAHALNGEYLTAESARAEAAELFTAREWAAADISPLLQLAEALIAAADLNVSRLRGVAVTMRCAHPDDPYAGYAARVVEVMAMVLDRDLGTGRAECQRLLHGSRRLSSQRMVRHLLVCMLADILVAQGEHREALTTLDPFESPEGHGSCFAMQRTGALLGLGRERELLLETDACVAPGSNHCLRTLTPALVRRALAQNRLGYTRRARQSMQAALHLIVRTGSSATPFLALPHDETRALMDAVADDDTVLAAALPHLQATLARVATSGCDAHSPVAAARLTPTERATADLLRQSLSLVEIARERGVSLNTVKSQVRSIYQKLGVRGRTDAVEMLAALDK